One Candidatus Binatia bacterium genomic region harbors:
- a CDS encoding inositol oxygenase family protein yields MSEDLHLRTYDPETRDEVRETYRKNHTRQTLALAREKSATFGKLDRARMTIWEALLELDRVIDESDPDTELSQLQHALQTADSLRVAGAPPWLQLVGLIHDAGKMLCIFGEEQWAVVGDTFPLGCAFSDTIVFPELFAENPDRSRPAYASETGIYEKGCGLDAVTMAWGHDEYLYQVTKGRLPAEAAFVIRFHSFYPLHQENAYRWMLNQEDESLLPWLGRFQKHDLYSKNHQPPDFQALASHFRDLAETFLPDPLDW; encoded by the coding sequence ATGTCCGAGGACCTCCACCTGCGCACCTACGATCCCGAAACTCGAGATGAGGTGCGCGAGACCTACCGGAAAAATCACACCCGGCAAACGCTCGCGCTTGCCCGAGAAAAATCAGCGACCTTCGGCAAGCTCGACCGCGCCCGCATGACGATCTGGGAGGCGCTGCTGGAATTGGATCGGGTGATCGATGAAAGCGACCCCGATACCGAGCTCTCGCAACTGCAGCATGCGCTCCAGACTGCCGATTCTCTCCGCGTCGCCGGAGCACCCCCGTGGTTACAACTCGTCGGCCTGATTCACGACGCGGGCAAGATGCTGTGCATTTTCGGAGAAGAACAATGGGCCGTGGTCGGCGATACCTTTCCGCTCGGCTGTGCGTTCTCCGACACGATCGTTTTCCCGGAACTCTTTGCCGAGAACCCGGACAGAAGCCGGCCGGCCTATGCATCCGAAACCGGAATCTACGAAAAGGGTTGCGGACTGGACGCAGTCACCATGGCCTGGGGGCACGACGAATACCTCTATCAAGTGACCAAGGGGCGTCTTCCCGCCGAGGCGGCCTTCGTCATCCGTTTCCACTCTTTTTATCCGCTCCATCAGGAGAACGCCTACCGATGGATGCTCAATCAGGAGGACGAATCGCTGCTGCCATGGCTCGGTCGCTTCCAGAAGCATGATCTATACTCCAAGAACCATCAGCCTCCCGACTTCCAGGCGCTGGCCTCGCACTTCCGGGACCTCGCAGAAACCTTCCTGCCCGATCCTCTGGATTGGTAA